The following coding sequences lie in one Halarsenatibacter silvermanii genomic window:
- the grdB gene encoding glycine reductase complex selenoprotein B — MKVAERKAVHYLNQFFGGIGGEEAADTPPRLKSEPVGPAGALNAQLDDCCEVVSTIICGDDYFSENEGEALAAIEDMLTDINPDIIIAGPAFNAGRYGMACGAVAQKADELGLPVVSGIYPENPGYEMYRNHAYFVETPDSAAGMRDALPDMASLVKRYFETDGNPGGPEEADYLPRGLRKNIFVETRGARRAVDMLLNKIKEEDYKSEYPMPAFDTVKPAEPLTDLSQAKIALVTSGGIVPDGNPDSIEASSASKYGKYSLKEFDDLSEDSHDTAHGGYDPVYASEDADRVLPLDVMRELEEEGEIGELHDYFYTTVGNGTAVASAREFAQDIASDLEAADVEGVVLTSTUGTCTRCGATMVKELEKAGFTVVHIASIVPISKTVGANRIVPAVAIPHPLGDPDLGGEEEKARRRELTEKALNALTIDVENQAVFE; from the coding sequence ATGAAAGTGGCTGAAAGAAAAGCGGTTCATTATCTAAATCAGTTTTTTGGCGGCATCGGCGGCGAAGAGGCAGCCGATACGCCTCCGCGCCTAAAATCAGAGCCTGTGGGTCCGGCGGGGGCGCTCAATGCGCAGCTCGATGACTGCTGCGAGGTGGTGAGCACGATTATCTGCGGTGATGATTACTTCAGCGAAAACGAGGGGGAGGCCCTGGCTGCCATAGAGGATATGCTCACCGATATAAATCCCGACATAATAATAGCAGGACCGGCTTTTAATGCCGGCAGATACGGGATGGCCTGCGGGGCTGTGGCTCAAAAAGCAGACGAGCTCGGACTGCCCGTGGTATCGGGCATTTATCCGGAGAATCCCGGTTATGAGATGTACAGAAACCACGCCTATTTCGTGGAGACACCCGACAGCGCGGCCGGCATGAGAGATGCCCTGCCGGATATGGCCAGTCTGGTAAAGCGATATTTCGAAACCGACGGCAATCCGGGCGGTCCGGAAGAGGCCGATTATCTGCCGCGGGGGCTCAGAAAGAATATCTTTGTCGAAACAAGAGGGGCCCGGCGGGCTGTCGATATGCTGCTAAATAAAATAAAAGAAGAGGACTATAAGTCGGAATATCCCATGCCGGCCTTCGATACGGTCAAGCCAGCTGAACCTCTGACCGATCTCAGCCAGGCCAAAATAGCCCTGGTTACTTCAGGCGGCATAGTTCCGGACGGAAACCCGGACAGTATAGAGGCTTCGAGCGCGTCAAAATACGGCAAATACAGCCTGAAAGAATTTGATGATCTCAGCGAAGATAGTCATGATACCGCTCACGGAGGTTATGATCCTGTTTACGCCAGCGAGGATGCCGATCGCGTGCTGCCGCTTGATGTCATGCGGGAGCTGGAAGAGGAAGGCGAGATAGGCGAGCTGCACGACTATTTTTACACTACCGTGGGCAACGGTACCGCCGTGGCCAGCGCCAGAGAATTTGCTCAAGATATAGCCAGCGATCTGGAAGCAGCCGACGTCGAGGGCGTGGTGCTCACCTCCACCTGAGGAACCTGCACTCGTTGCGGTGCAACGATGGTGAAAGAGCTGGAGAAGGCCGGATTTACCGTGGTCCATATAGCTTCTATCGTGCCCATTTCCAAAACGGTGGGAGCCAACCGAATAGTGCCGGCGGTGGCTATTCCTCATCCCCTGGGGGATCCCGATCTCGGCGGCGAGGAGGAAAAAGCCCGGCGGCGTGAGCTGACGGAAAAGGCTTTAAATGCACTCACCATAGATGTGGAAAATCAGGCCGTTTTTGAGTGA
- the grdA gene encoding glycine/sarcosine/betaine reductase complex selenoprotein A, which yields MLKDKKAAILGDRDGIPGPAIEQAMETTEAEVVFTTTECFVUTSAGAMDQENQQRIKDLAEEHGRENLLVILGGAEAEASGLACETVANGDPTFAGPLAGVQLGLACYHVMEPEIKKSIDEDVYEEQISMMEMVLDKEDIIAEVKKYREEYSDYDLMSVGG from the coding sequence ATGCTAAAGGACAAAAAAGCAGCCATTCTCGGCGATAGAGATGGAATTCCGGGGCCGGCTATCGAACAAGCCATGGAAACCACCGAAGCGGAGGTGGTCTTCACCACCACAGAATGCTTCGTCTGAACAAGTGCTGGTGCCATGGACCAGGAAAATCAGCAGCGGATCAAGGATCTGGCCGAAGAACACGGCCGGGAAAATCTGCTGGTGATTCTGGGTGGGGCCGAAGCAGAAGCTTCCGGTCTGGCCTGTGAGACAGTTGCCAACGGCGATCCCACCTTTGCTGGTCCACTGGCGGGAGTCCAGCTCGGGCTCGCGTGTTATCATGTGATGGAACCGGAGATCAAAAAATCTATCGATGAGGATGTCTATGAAGAGCAGATCAGCATGATGGAAATGGTGCTCGACAAAGAGGATATCATCGCAGAGGTTAAAAAGTACAGGGAAGAATACAGCGATTACGATCTCATGTCGGTAGGCGGCTGA
- the sdaAB gene encoding L-serine ammonia-lyase, iron-sulfur-dependent subunit beta, giving the protein MSIFDIVGPEMIGPSSSHTAGAVNLGRLARVIAGGELKKVVIKPHGSFGKTLQGHGTDKALVGGLLGFEPNDSRLRSAFAEAKKRGLEFEFQKVEGRSVHPNTVIFNFYNDGEDREKDGIKIQGASIGGGAVKITRIDDFELEVTGNNDSIWCVHKNVPGVFAHITSMLGENDINIITMKAVQLREKDLGSCILELNQPVSQETAAELEKTDFINFVRRIPKL; this is encoded by the coding sequence ATGAGCATATTCGATATCGTGGGACCAGAAATGATAGGTCCGTCGAGTTCGCATACCGCCGGGGCAGTAAATCTGGGCAGATTGGCCAGAGTTATTGCCGGCGGTGAATTAAAAAAAGTCGTGATCAAACCTCACGGTTCCTTCGGCAAAACTCTGCAGGGTCACGGGACCGATAAGGCCCTGGTGGGCGGGCTGCTGGGCTTTGAGCCGAACGATTCCCGGCTGCGCAGTGCTTTTGCGGAGGCTAAAAAGCGCGGCCTCGAGTTTGAATTTCAGAAGGTCGAGGGTAGATCTGTCCATCCCAACACCGTCATCTTCAATTTTTATAATGACGGTGAGGACCGTGAAAAGGATGGGATAAAAATCCAGGGAGCTTCAATCGGCGGTGGTGCTGTCAAAATTACCAGAATAGACGATTTTGAGCTCGAGGTTACGGGCAATAACGACTCTATTTGGTGCGTGCACAAAAATGTGCCCGGAGTCTTCGCACATATAACTTCCATGCTGGGGGAAAATGACATCAACATAATCACTATGAAGGCCGTGCAGCTGCGGGAAAAAGATCTGGGATCCTGCATTCTGGAGCTCAACCAGCCGGTTTCGCAGGAGACCGCAGCCGAGCTGGAGAAGACCGATTTTATAAACTTTGTGCGCAGAATCCCTAAACTTTAG